In Microcaecilia unicolor chromosome 1, aMicUni1.1, whole genome shotgun sequence, the following are encoded in one genomic region:
- the LRRC55 gene encoding leucine-rich repeat-containing protein 55, with translation MILITFLLMTAALLSGIESCPVLCTCQNQMVDCSNQRLFSVPPDLLLDIRNLSLAHNRIANIPPGYLSCYTELQILDLHNNSLSELPKRLFINAKKLLYLDLSYNNLSHVPADMFQMAHNLLQVNLSYNPGLRKIHPLAFRGLFQLRHLDLSYGSLSFLGLEALEDLSGLVILRLGGNPWICGCTMEPLLKWLRTNIQTCVADVQRAKCWGPPEVEGVLLFSLTEESFKACHLTLTLDDYLFIAFVGFVVSIASVATNFLLGITANCCHRWSKANEEEEI, from the exons ATGATTCTGATTACCTTCCTCCTAATGACAGCTGCTCTACTCTCTGGCATTGAAAGCTGCCCTGTTCTCTGCACCTGCCAAAACCAGATGGTGGACTGCAGTAACCAGAGGCTCTTCTCTGTCCCACCAGATTTGCTCCTAGACATCAGGAACCTCAGCCTGGCCCACAACCGTATTGCCAACATCCCACCAGGATATCTGTCCTGTTATACAGAGCTCCAGATCCTGGACCTACACAATAACTCCCTGTCAGAACTTCCTAAGAGACTCTTCATCAATGCTAAGAAGCTTCTTTACCTAGACCTAAGCTACAACAACCTTAGTCATGTGCCAGCTGATATGTTTCAGATGGCCCATAACCTGTTGCAAGTGAACTTGAGCTACAACCCCGGACTGAGAAAGATCCATCCACTGGCATTCCGTGGGCTATTTCAGCTCAGGCACTTGGACTTGAGCTATGGAAGTCTATCTTTCTTGGGACTGGAGGCTTTAGAGGACCTCTCTGGTCTAGTGATTCTACGACTAGGAGGTAACCCTTGGATTTGTGGATGCACTATGGAGCCCCTGCTGAAGTGGCTGCGGACCAACATTCAAACATGTGTAGCTG atGTGCAGCGTGCCAAATGCTGGGGCCCACCAGAGGTAGAAGGTGTACTGCTTTTCTCACTGACAGAGGAGAGCTTCAAAGCTTGCCACTTGACCCTTACCCTGGACGATTACCTCTTTATTGCCTTTGTAGGGTTTGTGGTCTCCATTGCGTCTGTGGCTACTAACTTCCTCCTGGGCATCACTGCTAACTG